The following proteins are encoded in a genomic region of Neurospora crassa OR74A linkage group VI, whole genome shotgun sequence:
- a CDS encoding glycerol-3-phosphate O-acyltransferase — protein sequence MAEQSQQLNGHAPESHQHPNGNAETTPLLSTDLQQQHEGKDASAPPQSAKSPSASKELYPMSNWKYDTFLWTMSFLVDTFFREVHPRGSWKVPRSGPVLFVAAPHANQFVDALVLQRTLRNEAKRRVSLLIAQKSVKGFIGWASRQVGSVPVGRPQDSAKPAEGTIYLPDPIDDPTLIRGVGTNFEKQAEVGGIIFLPSIKGQSGSNVEIVEIHGPEEIRIKRPVNSKLALYQLTGRDDIDEHGELQNKEVKGIKDGYQGTKFKIAPHIDQTKVYQAVFDRLKNGGCVGIFPEGGSHDRSELLPLKAGVAIMALGTLAEAPDCGLKIVPVGMNYFHPHKFRSRAVLEFGAPFEVPKELVEMYGIKDKRRAAISKLLDMVHQSLSAVTVSAPDYDTLMVIQAARRLYNPAGKKLPLPIVVELNRRLALGYDKYKDDPRIIELQKSVAEYNKQLRYLNIRDHQVQYAKLSWPKVVITFFYRVAKLLVLSAGVLPGLILFAPVFIATKRISHQKAKEALAGSTVKIQGKDVIATWKMLVAMAVAPILYNLYTCLLAYMVGKHRLWGYVPEWVPIWLVYFFGWVFFPAITFAALRFGEVGMDILKSLRPLALCISPTSSYSLQSLKQRREELSAQVTHLINTLGPEMFPDFEHIRLVAADGSSRIHADGTVSPTQPFKRRDSGVSSPPISTPGISTPGTESPHGLRRTGTTSSSRNIPRNESFSNIGQVPMFATRPPSRSRSRSSSAGGGGGNVQFGGPLGGSPVDKFPNLNTEEGFNEASKKIREAMRERGEMRRRKSQGKVYTFSEQSVDEEVEDEVSTGSSVDEDGKKHL from the exons ATGGCCGAACAATCGCAACAACTCAATGGCCATGCGCCAGAGTCCCATCAGCATCCGAATGGCAATGCCGAGACAACTCCCCTTCTCTCGACTGacttgcagcagcagcacgagGGCAAAGATGCCTCCGCTCCTCCGCAGAGCGCAAAGTCGCCCTCGGCGTCCAAGGAGCTCTATCCCATGAGCAATTGGAAGTACGACACCTTCCTGTGGACCATGTCCTTCCTGGTCGATACCTTCTTCCGTGAAGTCCATCCCCGTGGTTCTTGGAAAGTGCCCCGCAGCGGCCCAGTCCTCTTCGTCGCCGCGCCACATGCAAACCAG TTCGTAGACGCCCTTGTACTACAACGCACCCTGCGAAATGAGGCTAAACGCCGCGtctccctcctcatcgcACAAAAGTCCGTCAAGGGCTTCATCGGCTGGGCCTCTCGCCAGGTCGGTTCCGTCCCTGTCGGCAGACCCCAAGATTCGGCCAAGCCTGCTGAGGGTACCATCTATCTTCCCGACCCCATCGATGACCCAACCCTCATCCGCGGCGTCGGCACAAACTTCGAGAAACAAGCTGAAGTCGGcggcatcatcttcctcccttccatcAAGGGCCAGAGCGGCTCGAACGTCGAGATTGTCGAAATCCACGGACCCGAAGAAATTCGCATCAAGCGCCCCGTCAACTCCAAACTCGCCTTGTACCAACTCACCGGACGCGACGATATCGATGAACACGGCGAGCTCCAGAACAAGGAGGTGAAGGGAATCAAGGACGGTTATCAGGGTACAAAGTTCAAGATCGCACCGCATATCGACCAAACCAAGGTTTACCAAGCGGTGTTTGATCGGCTTAAGAATGGTGGCTGTGTTGGTATCTTCCCAGAAGGAGGCAGCCACGACCGCAGCGAGCTGCTGCCCTTGAAGGCAGGTGTCGCTATCATGGCCTTGGGAACGCTGGCAGAAGCCCCTGACTGCGGCCTCAAGATTGTGCCGGTGGGCATGAATTATTTCCACCCTCACAAGTTCCGGTCAAGGGCTGTTCTCGAATTCGGCGCTCCTTTCGAGGTTCCCAAGGAGCTGGTCGAAATGTACGGCATCAAGGATAAGAGACGTGCTGCCATATCCAAGCTTCTCGACATGGTCCATCAAAGCCTGAGCGCTGTCACTGTTTCGGCCCCGGACTATGACACCCTGATGGTCATCCAGGCGGCGAGACGCCTGTACAACCCCGCGGGCAAGAAGTTGCCTCTGCCTATTGTGGTAGAGCTCAACCGTCGCCTCGCTCTCGGGTACGACAAGTACAAAGATGATCCCCGCATCATTGAACTGCAAAAATCCGTCGCCGAGTACAACAAACAGCTTCGATACCTGAATATCCGCGACCACCAGGTACAATACGCAAAGCTGTCGTGGCCCAAGGTCGTCATCACTTTCTTTTACCGTGTCGCCAAGCTCCTGGTGTTGTCAGCGGGTGTTCTCCCAGGCTTGATCCTCTTTGCCCCTGTCTTTATTGCAACCAAGCGCATCAGTCAccagaaggccaaggaggcgcTTGCTGGATCGACGGTCAAAATCCAAGGCAAGGACGTTATTGCAACCTGGAAGATGCTTGTCGCTATGGCCGTTGCACCCATTTTGTATAATCTATACACATGCTTGCTAGCCTACATGGTGGGCAAGCACCGCCTCTGGGGTTATGTGCCCGAGTGGGTTCCCATCTGGCTCGTCTACTTCTTTGGATGGGTCTTCTTCCCAGCTATTACTTTTGCTGCGCTACGTTTCGGCGAGGTCGGGATGGACATTCTCAAATCCCTGCGCCCACTTGCGCTGTGCATCAGCCCCACGTCGAGTTACAGTCTTCAGAGTCTCAAGCAAAGGCGAGAAGAACTCAGTGCACAGGTTACGCACCTCATCAACACCCTCGGGCCCGAGATGTTCCCAGACTTTGAGCACATCCGTCTCGTTGCGGCTGACGGCTCATCGCGCATTCACGCCGACGGCACCGTTTCGCCGACCCAGCCCTTTAAGAGACGGGACAGCGGCGTTTCCTCGCCCCCCATCTCCACCCCCGGCATTTCCACGCCCGGCACCGAGAGTCCCCATGGTCTTAGAAGAACCGGTACCACGTCGTCCAGTCGCAACATTCCACGTAACGAGTCGTTTAGCAACATTGGACAGGTGCCCATGTTCGCTACCCGACCACCTAGCCGaagccgcagccgcagcagcagtgcaggcggtggtggcggcaacGTCCAGTTTGGCGGGCCACTTGGTGGGTCCCCTGTTGACAAATTCCCGAACCTCAACACGGAAGAGGGCTTCAACGAGGCGAGCAAGAAGATTCGCGAGGCAATGCGTGAAAGAGgtgagatgaggaggaggaagagccaGGGTAAGGTGTATACCTTTAGTGAACAGTCGGTAgatgaagaggtggaggacgAGGTGTCGACGGGAAGTTCTGTGGATGAGGACGGAAAGAAGCACCTGTGA
- a CDS encoding formamidopyrimidine-DNA glycosylase — MPEIAEIARAVHFLRLHFVGKVIKHAEAIDDGNVFGKVGTDGPKMAAGLIGKKMVSAGTQGKYFWMELSKAPHLVMHFGMTGWIHIKGERTAYTNYYKKMKPDELDKWPPKYWKFKIETEDGDEMAFTDPRRFGRVRVVDCPGKDIRKYSPLVENGPDPVVDLDVFTEDYLREKMKSRRVPIKALLLDQAVISGIGNWVADEVLYHAKLHPEQYCNDFSDAEMKQLYESIRYVCQTAVDKLGDSDQFPDDWLFNYRWGKGSKNAHSHTPNGDKLAFLTVGGRTSCYAPARQKKTGQIVSGVKEEPLESAEEKDSSKKAPGTKGAKSKNKSEELEADGSKVKAEMAVSRKRKIKIEEDGEVNFTPHNAKAHPSKKPTRSQYFEDAKKPNGDAGQTEEAKTDISGRRRSGRLQSKAA, encoded by the exons ATGCCTGAAATCGCGGAGA TTGCGCGTGCTGTCCACTTTCTGCGCCTGCACTTTGTAGGCAAGGTCATCAAGCATGCAGAAGCCATTGATGACGGCAATGTGTTTGGAAAGGTCGGTACAGATGGACCAAAGATGGCGGCTGGCCTTATCGGCAAGAAGATGGTATCAGCAGGAACTCAAGGCAAATATTTTTG GATGGAATTGAGTAAGGCTCCTCATCTTGTAATGCACTTTGGGATGACCGGCTGGATCCATATCAAGGGCGAGAGGACAGCATACACGAACTACTACAAGAAGATGAAGCCTGACGAACTTGACAAATGGCCGCCCAAGTATTGGAAGTTCAAGATCGAGACAGAAGATGGCGATGAGATGGCGTTTACCGATCCGCGGCGCTTTGGCCGTGTCCGTGTTGTGGACTGCCCTGGAAAGGATATTCGGAAGTACTCACCTTTGGTGGAAAACGGCCCAGATCCGGTGGTCGACCTCGATGTGTTCACCGAGGATTACTTGCgggagaagatgaagtcGCGCCGCGTGCCCATCAAGGCTCTTTTGCTTGATCAGGCTGTTATTAGTGGCATTGGAAATTGGGTCGCTGATGAAGTATTGTATCACGCAAAGCTTCACCCGGAACAGTACTGCAACGACTTCAGCGATGCTGAGATGAAGCAGCTTTACGAGTCCATCCGATATGTGTGCCAGACGGCTGTCGACAAGCTTGGCGATTCCGATCAGTTCCCAGACGACTGGCTCTTCAACTATCGCTGGGGTAAAGGCTCCAAGAATGCACACAGTCACACTCCTAACGGCGACAAGTTGGCCTTTCTCACTGTCGGCGGGCGCACGAGTTGCTATGCACCCGCCAGGCAAAAGAAAACCGGCCAGATTGTGTCCGGCGTGAAAGAAGAACCCCTTGAGTCGGCTGAAGAGAAAGACTCCTCGAAGAAGGCACCGGGAACGAAGGGGGCCAAATCAAAGAACAAAAGTGAGGAGCTAGAAGCCGATGGGTCAAAGGTGAAGGCGGAAATGGCCGTCTCAAGGAAGCGGAAGATCAAgatagaagaagatggcgaggTGAATTTTACGCCACACAACGCAAAGGCACATCCCTCAAAGAAGCCTACGCGCTCGCAATACTTTGAAGACGCCAAAAAGCCGAATGGGGACGCAGGGCAAACAGAAGAAGCCAAGACTGACATCTCAGGAAGAAGACGCTCTGGAAGGTTGCAAAGTAAAGCAGCTTGA
- a CDS encoding 3,4-dihydroxy-2-butanone 4-phosphate synthase, translated as MASQQESRMDPSAFDSIPDTVEAFRNGEFVVVLDDPGRENEADLIIAAESVTAQQMAFMVRYSSGLICAPILPQRTLDLDLPQMVGHNEDPRATAYTISVDAADPSVTTGISAHDRALVCRVLADEKTKPADLRRPGHVFPLRARPGGVRQRRGHTEAAIDLCRMAGKKPAAVISELVDDGREVEGQAVREEPGMMRGEQCVAFARRWGLKVCTIEDMVKYLEEKEGKLGELNGSS; from the exons ATGGCTTCCCAACAAGAATCCCGAATGGACCCGTCAGCATTTGACAGCATCCCCGACACTGTCGAGGCATTCC GCAACGGCGAATTCGTCGTAGTCCTCGACGACCCCGGTCGCGAAAACGAAGCCGACCTCATCATCGCCGCCGAATCCGTCACCGCCCAACAAATGGCCTTCATGGTGCGCTACTCGTCCGGCCTGATCTGCGCCCCCATCCTGCCCCAGCGCACGCTCGACCTCGACCTGCCGCAAATGGTCGGCCACAACGAGGACCCGCGCGCGACTGCCTACACCATTTCGGTCGACGCCGCCGACCCGTCCGTCACCACGGGCATCAGCGCCCACGACCGCGCCCTGGTCTGCCGCGTGCTGGCGGATGAAAAGACCAAGCCGGCGGATCTGAGAAGACCGGGCCATGTGTTCCCGCTGAGGGCGAGACCGGGCGGTGTGAGGCAGAGACGGGGACATACCGAGGCGGCGATTGATTTGTGTAGGATGGCGGGCAAGAAGCCGGCGGCGGTCATTAGCGAGCTGGTGGATGATGGacgggaggtggagggcCAGGCCGTCAGGGAGGAGCCGGGCATGATGAGGGGGGAGCAGTGCGTGGCGTTTGCGAGGAGGTGGGGGTTGAAGGTGTGCACCATTGAGGATATGGTCAAGTatctggaggagaaggagggcaagTTGGGTGAACTCAATGGCTCCTCGTGA
- a CDS encoding hexaprenyldihydroxybenzoate methyltransferase: protein MLPPSPLRQLAPTIARRVRNPRTIARLASTPQCFAPVTESPSVRTQRWHSNHNDSRPPSSSSVNPDEISHFNALAATWWDPHGSSRALHLMNPLRHDFIQTCRSSSPTSSFTVLTEDSGDELPSSSPDAPTYSTTANVQKLRYLDIGCGGGIFAESAARLPTTESVLAIDPSPGVLAIARSHAKKDPSLSPKLTYLSSTIESLPTLKPEAVEKKFDVVSCFEVIEHVDHPALFLDHVAKFVKPGGWLVMSTIARTWTSWFTTNFMAEDVLGIVPKGTHDWNKYINEYELRGYFEETEEKRRFWGQPRAMGVVYVPGLGWKEVPGSEKVGNYFLGVQRLASEDA from the coding sequence ATGttgccaccatcaccacttcGCCAATTGGCACCAACAATTGCCCGGCGCGTCCGGAACCCCAGGACAATTGCTCGTCTAGCATCAACACCCCAGTGCTTTGCACCCGTTACAGAATCACCGTCAGTAAGAACACAACGATGGCACTCCAACCATAATGACTCCAggcccccctcctcttcctccgtcaaCCCCGACGAAATCTCCCACTTCAACGCCCTCGCTGCCACCTGGTGGGACCCACACGGCTCCTCGCGCGCCCTCCACCTCATGAATCCTCTACGACACGATTTTATCCAGACCTGCCGCTCCTCGTCACCCACATCCTCCTTCACCGTCCTAACCGAGGACTCTGGAGAcgaacttccttcttcctctcccgaCGCCCCCACCTATAGCACTACAGCCAACGTGCAAAAACTGCGCTATCTCGACAtcggctgcggcggcggcatcttCGCCGAGTCTGCCGCCCGCCTGCCCACCACCGAGTCCGTACTTGCCATCGACCCGTCCCCAGGCGTCCTAGCCATTGCCCGCTCCCATGCCAAGAAAGACCCGAGTCTGTCGCCCAAGTTGACGTACCTCTCCTCGACGATCGAATCACTCCCTACACTCAAGCCCGAAGCCGTGGAAAAGAAATTCGACGTGGTCTCGTGCTTCGAAGTCATCGAGCACGTCGACCACCCTGCTCTGTTCCTCGACCACGTCGCCAAGTTTGTCAAGCCGGGCGGTTGGCTGGTCATGAGCACGATTGCACGGACTTGGACGAGTTGGTTTACGACGAATTTCATGGCTGAGGATGTGCTGGGGATCGTGCCCAAGGGAACGCATGATTGGAACAAGTACATCAATGAGTATGAGCTGAGGGGATATTTTGAGGAAAcagaggaaaagaggaggttCTGGGGACAGCCGAGGGCCATGGGCGTTGTCTATGTTCCCGGGCTGGGGTGGAAGGAGGTTCCCGGGAGCGAGAAGGTTGGGAATTACTTTTTGGGGGTGCAGAGGTTGGCTAGTGAGGATGCGTAA
- a CDS encoding carboxypeptidase S1, with product MWSPFNTRNGNGASPSLSRLLTLSTLAALAPLSEAQFPPYQAVGLKTVTSPSNPNIKISYKEPKDVCTTAFRRQKQYTGWVTVPGEYPTHLFFWFVGAREPTSALTMMLNGGPGSSSMFGLFAENGPCQVVEKGASRLETAAREWGWDRASNMLFVDQPNHVGFSYDTPTNGSLDLTTGMVSPTMQLPDNLPPSLFLNGTFSSNNIQNTANTTQNAAMAVYHLLQGFLSTFPEYVPDKHSPLGVNLFTESYGGHYGPVFADTWQKENDKLSKRAMPLSRRQDDANNIQSRPPKAGSSNREIKLTSLGIMNGCIDDLVQGSRYVEMAINNTYGIKLIDQATADAITSGFNAPDTGCKDLILACRQAQAALDPLDQGTDETVNQVCAYASLTCQQLLGSVLASGANAYDIAHMGPDAFPDYHYLEYLNSRRVQEAIGSVVNYTDISPVVYQAFFQTGDRARGGLIAKLASLLQRGVRIGLVYGDRDYICNWMGGEAVSLALADAMEDLDPKSPYPTKFPQAGYENIQTNNREVGGVVRQFGNLSFSRIYQSGHFVPAYQPETAFRVFERIIGGRSVATGARVNLRDFATRGPKKADKQLKAPKDVSAKCFLRNLGSTCTQEQVMAILMGEGVVINGVWYKEKKDWSPVTV from the coding sequence ATGTGGTCGCCATTTAACACGAGGAATGGCAACGGAGCCTCGCCATCCTTGTCACGGCTGCTCACCCTATCGACACTCGCCGCTCTCGCTCCCTTGAGTGAAGCACAATTCCCGCCATATCAAGCTGTCGGCTTGAAGACAGTCACCTCACCTTCCAACCCGAACATCAAGATCTCGTACAAAGAACCCAAGGATGTCTGTACGACTGCTTTCAGACGGCAGAAGCAGTACACCGGCTGGGTTACCGTCCCCGGCGAGTACCCAACAcacctcttcttctggttTGTTGGTGCCCGCGAGCCAACCTCTGCGCTGACAATGATGCTCAACGGCGGGCCCGGCTCGAGTTCCATGTTTGGCCTGTTCGCCGAGAATGGCCCTTGCCAGGTCGTCGAGAAGGGCGCCAGCCGCCTGGAGACGGCCGCCAGAGAATGGGGCTGGGATAGAGCCTCCAATATGCTCTTTGTCGACCAGCCCAACCATGTCGGTTTCTCATACGATACTCCCACCAACGGTTCTCTGGACTTGACGACTGGGATGGTGTCGCCTACCATGCAATTGCCTGATAACCTGCCTCCCAGCCTCTTCCTCAACGGCACGTTTTCCTCAAACAACATCCAAAACACGGCCAACACGACTCAGAATGCTGCCATGGCCGTCTACCACCTGCTCCAGGGGTTCCTGAGTACTTTCCCCGAGTACGTCCCGGACAAGCACAGCCCGTTGGGCGTAAACCTCTTTACGGAAAGTTATGGCGGCCACTACGGGCCTGTCTTTGCCGACACCTGGCAGAAGGAGAATGACAAGCTTTCAAAGCGCGCAATGCCTCTTTCCAGACGACAGGATGATGCCAACAATATCCAATCCCGTCCCCCCAAGGCTGGCAGTAGTAACCGCGAAATAAAACTCACTTCGCTTGGCATCATGAACGGCTGCATCGACGACCTCGTCCAAGGCTCCCGCTACGTCGAGAtggccatcaacaacacgTACGGCATCAAGCTGATCGACCAAGCCACGGCCGACGCCATCACCTCGGGCTTCAACGCCCCTGACACGGGCTGCAAAGACCTGATCCTCGCTTGccgccaagcccaagccgcTCTCGACCCGCTGGACCAGGGTACCGACGAAACCGTCAACCAGGTCTGCGCCTACGCCTCGCTCACCTGCCAGCAGCTCCTCGGCTCCGTGCTCGCCAGTGGCGCTAATGCCTACGACATTGCGCACATGGGTCCCGATGCGTTTCCCGATTACCACTACCTCGAGTATCTCAACTCGCGCCGCGTGCAAGAGGCGATCGGGTCCGTGGTCAACTACACGGATATTTCGCCCGTAGTCTACCAAGCCTTTTTCCAAACCGGGGATAGGGCTCGCGGCGGGTTGATCGCCAAGCTAGCTTCGCTTCTGCAGCGCGGCGTGCGCATCGGTCTGGTGTATGGCGACCGCGATTACATCTGCAACTGGATGGGCGGCGAAGCCGTGTCTCTGGCTCTTGCCGACGCCATGGAGGATTTGGATCCCAAGAGCCCGTATCCGACCAAGTTTCCGCAGGCTGGGTACGAGAATATCCAGACCAATAACAGGGAGGTTGGCGGAGTGGTGAGGCAGTTTGGCAACCTCAGCTTCAGCAGGATCTATCAGTCAGGGCACTTCGTGCCTGCTTACCAGCCTGAGACGGCGTTTCGGGTGTTTGAGCGCATTATCGGCGGTAGATCGGTTGCCACGGGTGCTAGAGTCAACCTGAGGGACTTTGCGACTCGGGGACCCAAGAAGGCTGATAAACAGCTCAAGGCTCCCAAGGATGTGAGCGCCAAGTGCTTTTTGAGGAATCTGGGGTCGACTTGTACGCAGGAGCAGGTCATGGCGATCTTGATGGGCGAAGGCGTGGTGATTAATGGGGTTTGGtataaggagaagaaggattggAGCCCAGTGACGGTTTAG
- a CDS encoding dihydrodipicolinate synthase — translation MAPHNDSSPAGNFTNGFNGMALQSSGLSNLTAEDLTAELGSSYDSSTLDAPVSHVKRPLVPGVYVPTMCFFDKETEDVDTVTIAHHAVRLARAGVTGLATQGSNGEAVHLTHTERQVVTATTRKALNEAGFSQMPIIVGCGAQSTREAVLLCRQAWQAGGDYALVLPPSYYAPLFAPSSQTILEFFNAVADASPIPIIIYNYPGAVNGMDMSSDVIVQLAQHPNIVGVKLTCGNTGKLNRVVAGTRKLSKEYDPKNPDFLVLAGSADFSIQALAAGGHGILAGLANIAPKACIKTIELWNQGKHTEAQEMQEVVSQGDWTAIQGGVIGVKAGLEEWAGYGGYCRSPLPRPTPEQSKNWKNGFKDLIMLEKSL, via the coding sequence ATGGCTCCCCACAACGACTCATCACCGGCCGGAAACTTCACCAATGGCTTCAACGGGATGGCTCTCCAATCCTCGGGGTTATCTAATCTCACAGCAGAGGACCTGACAGCTGAGCTGGGCAGCTCTTACGACAGCAGCACCCTGGACGCACCCGTTTCTCACGTCAAGCGACCCCTTGTCCCCGGCGTCTATGTCCCGACGATGTGCTTTTTTGACAAGGAAACAGAAGACGTTGACACTGTTACTATTGCCCATCATGCCGTTCGTTTAGCTCGCGCCGGAGTTACAGGCCTAGCCACTCAGGGTTCCAACGGAGAAGCCGTCCACCTCACCCACACCGAACGACAAGTCGTCACGGCAACCACCAGAAAAGCACTTAACGAAGCCGGTTTCTCTCAAATGCCTATCATAGTTGGCTGTGGCGCCCAAAGCACCAGAGAGGCAGTCCTACTCTGCCGTCAAGCATGGCAAGCTGGAGGAGATTACGCACTTGTCCTCCCACCATCCTACTACGCGCCTCTGTTCGCTCCTTCGTCCCAGACCATCCTCGAGTTCTTCAATGCAGTTGCCGATGCTTCGCCCATTCCAATCATCATCTACAACTACCCCGGGGCCGTCAACGGCATGGACATGTCGTCAGATGTCATCGTGCAGCTTGCCCAGCACCCGAATATCGTTGGTGTGAAGCTGACTTGCGGCAACACCGGCAAGCTGAACCGTGTAGTCGCGGGTACTCGCAAGTTGTCAAAGGAGTACGATCCTAAGAATCCCGACTTCTTGGTTCTCGCTGGCTCTGCCGACTTTTCTATCCAGGCCCTGGCCGCAGGTGGACATGGAATCCTCGCAGGTCTTGCCAACATTGCCCCCAAGGCATGCATCAAGACCATCGAGCTTTGGAATCAAGGAAAGCACACCGAGGCCCAGGAGATGCAGGAAGTCGTTTCGCAAGGCGATTGGACTGCCATCCAGGGCGGCGTTATCGGAGTCAAGGCTGGTTTAGAAGAGTGGGCAGGCTACGGTGGCTACTGCAGAAGCCCTCTCCCAAGACCGACTCCCGAACAGTCCAAGAACTGGAAAAACGGGTTCAAAGACTTGATCATGCTTGAGAAGTCTCTCTAA